Genomic segment of Sphingopyxis lindanitolerans:
ATCAGATCGTGTCGCGGCTGTTCGAGGCCTATGCGAACGCCCCCCGGCTGATGGGCGAGGACTGGGCGTCGCGCCTGCCCGACGACGAAAGCGCGATGGTGCGCCATATCGGAGACTATATCGCCGGCATGACCGACCGCTTCGCCATCGACCGCTTTGCCGAGATTTTCGGCCGGGATGCGGTGCCGGAGGCGCTGGCGCACGCGTGACGGGTGGTGCCGGGACGGGCTCGCCCGGAGAGTGGCTGAAAAAGGGTCACGCGGAGGCGCGGAGAGATTTTACGGCTCCCCCTCGCTCGTCATTCCCGCGAAAGCGGGAACCCAGTTGCAACGCCGGTGATACAGCGCTGCCGCGCTGTTTTCTTCCTTGCGCTGGGTTCCCGCTTTCGCGGGAATGACGAAGATAGGGGAGCGCAGAATCTCCACTCTTTCTCCGCGCCTCCGCGTGAACAAAGTCTCTACCTTCTCTGTACGAAAATAACCCCAAGCCCGCGTTGCCATCCCGCCCCGCCGCGTCCTAAGATCGTCCGATGACGTCACCCGACATCTTGCTGCTCGGCGCGACCGGCCTCGTCGGCGGCATCGTGGCGCGGCTGGTGGGGCCGGCGATCCTCGTCCGCCGCGCGCCCGACGATCCACCCCCGCAACAGAAAATGCTCGTCGCGCCCGGCGGGGAATGGCCCGCGCTCATCGCCGATAACCGCCCCTCGACCCTGATCTCCTGCCTCGGCACGACGATCCGGCAGGCGGGGTCGCAGGCGGCGTTTCGCGCGGTGGATCATGATCTGGTCCTCGCCGCCGCCCGCGCCGCGAGAGGCGGCGGCGCGCGGCACATGATCACTGTCAGCAGTGTGGGCGCGTCGGCAAAGAGCCGCAATTTCTATCTGCGGACGAAAGGCGAGGTCGAGGAAGGGTTGCGCACGCTGCGATTCGATCGGCTCGATATCATCCGCCCCGGCCTGTTGACCGGCGATCGCCCGGGAACGCCGCGGCTGGGTGAGGGGATCGCGATGGTCGCGGCGCCGTTGACCGACGCGCTGCTCCACGGATCGCTGCGTCGCTATCGTTCGATTCCGGCCGAAACGGTCGCCAAGGCGATCGCCCGCTTGACCCGATGCGAGGCGCCTGGCGCGTATATCCACGAAAACGACGCGATCCGCACGCTCGCCGATTGACTCCGCAAAAAGGCAACGCCAAGGCTCAGGCGTCTGTCGGGCCTCTGCAGGGAGATTCGGCCGGCCGCGCGGGAGAGCGCGGGCAGGGCAACCTGATCCCGCCACCGAAGGAGCAACCGCCCCGGAAACTCTCAGGTAAACGGACCGCGCAGGCTGGAACGGACACTCTGGAAAGCGTTCCGGCCGTCTGAAGGAAGGCCGGAACCACCGAAGGGGTAACCCCGGCTCGCCCCTATCCGGGACGTCCGGGGGAAAACTCTCAGGTTCCCGTGACAGAGGGGGCATGGCGACAGGACGGCACCGGGCCGCGCCTTGCCATGTCAACCGCGGGAGACTGACATGACCGAAAATGAATCGACGGGCGAAGAGGCGGTCCCCACCGCGACGTTGCCGCTCGACGCCTGGCACCGTGCGAAGGGCGGCCGGATGGTCGAATTCGCCGGTTATTGGATGCCGATCCAATATGAAGGTATCATGGCCGAGCATCTGTGGGTGCGCGAGAATGCGGGCCTGTTCGACGTCAGCCATATGGGGCAGCTCAGCCTTTCGGGCGAGGATGTCGCGGCAGCGCTCGAAGCGCTCGTTCCGGGTGACATTGCGGGGCTGAAGCCCTGGCGCATGCGCTATTCGTTGCTGCTCGGCGACGACGGCGGCATACTCGACGACCTGATGATCACCAACGAGGGTGACCAGTTCGCCGTCGTCGTCAACGGCGCGGTGAAGTGGGAAGACATCGGGCATCTGCGCGAAAACCTGCCCGACGATGTCACGCTCAATCACAATGAGGATTATGGCCTGCTCGCGCTTCAGGGGCCAAAGGCGGCGGAGGCGCTGGCGCGGCTGGTGCCCGAATGCGCGGATATGGTGTTCATGCAAGCGGCGCGCGCGACGTGGAACGGCCATGCGATCGGGCTCAGCCGCTCGGGCTATACCGGTGAAGACGGCTTTGAAATCTCGCTCCCCAACGAAGTACTCGCCGCCTTCGCCGATGCGCTCTGCGCGATGGACGCGGTGAAGCCGATCGGACTCGGCGCGCGCGACAGCCTGCGGCTCGAAGCTGGCTTGCCGCTTTATGGCCACGACCTCAACGAAGAGATCGACCCGATCGAAGGCGATCTTGGCTTTGCGATCAGCAAGCGCCGCCGTGAGGAAGGCGGTTTTCCCGGCGCCGCGCGCATCCTCGGCCATCTCGCCGACGGCTCGGCGCGCAAGCGCGTCGGCCTGCTCGTCGACGGCAAACTGCCAGTGCGCGAGGGCGCGAAGCTGTTCGACGGCGAGGAGGAAATCGGCGTCGTGACCTCGGGCGGCTTTGCCCCCAGCGTTGGCGCGCCGATCGCGATGGGCTATGTTCCGCGCGATCACGCCGTGCCCGGCACCGCGATCGCCGCCGAGGTCCGCGGCAAGCGGGTGCCCTGCACCGTCGCCGCCATGCCCTTCATTCCCCATCATTATGTCCGCAAACAGGGAGGCTGACCGATGCCGCGTTACTATACTGAAGAGCATGAATGGGTCGATGTCGACGGCGACGTCGCGACGGTCGGGATCACCGATTTCGCGCAGAGCCAGCTTGGCGACATCGTGTTCGTCGAGGTTCCCGACACCGGGGCCGAACTGGCCGCGGGCGGCGACGCCGCGGTCGTCGAATCGGTCAAGGCCGCGAGCGACGTCTATGCGCCGGTCGATGGCGTGGTGACCGAGGGCAACGGCCAGCTCGAAGAGGATCCGGCGCTCGTCAACAGCGATCCGGAGGGCGAAGGCTGGTTCTTTCGCATGACGCTGACCGACAAGAGCCAGCTCGACGGCCTGATGAATGCCGTAGCCTATAAGGCCTTCATTGCCGATCTTTGACCATCCTCGCTCTTCCCTCCAGGGGGAAGGGCTTCGGAGTCTCCGATGAGCGCTGCCGACGCCGCCCTTGCCGATTGCCGCCTGATGGTGGCGACGCCCATCTATGACGGGGCGCAGGGCAGCTATGTCCGCGCTGCGCTCGACCTTGCGCTCAAGGCGCAGGCGGCGGGGGTGGCGGTGCGGTTCGAGTTCATCCTCTATCAGGCCTCGATCACCCGCGCGCGCGACCTGCTGTCGGCGATCTTTCGCGCCAGCGACTGCACCCACCTGCTGTTCGTCGATGCCGACATCGACTTTGCCGCCGATGATGTGTTTTCGATGCTAGGCGCGATGCGGGACCATGATGATTGCGCGATCCTCGGCGCCGCCTGCCCGCGGCGGATCATGAATTGGGCCAATGTCGCGCGCGCGGTCGAGCGCGGGATGGCGAAGGACGAGCCCGCTGCGCTGGCACGTTTCGGCGGCGAGTTCGCGCTTCATTTCCTGCATCAGGGGCAGCGCTTCGCCCTGACCGATCTCGTCGAGCTGACGCGCGCCGGGACGGGGATGATGCTGATCCGCCGCGACCTGTTCGAAGGCCTCGCCGCGCGGCACCCCGACCTTGCCTTCCGCACCGATCCCGGCGAGCGCGCCGCGCATGGCATCGCCGACAGCGAGCAGAGTTTTTTCCTGCCGATGATCGATCCCGACAGCCGTGAATTGCTGTCCGACGACTATGCCTTTTGCCGCCGCGCGCGCGATGCGGGCTTTCGCATCTGGCTCGCGCCATGGGTGCGCACGACGCACAGCGGCCCCGCGATATTTCAGGGGTCGCTTCCCGATCTTGCCCAGCTTTTTTCCAATCATTCCGCTTCTTCTTCGGAGTAGTTCATGCGTTATCTTCCCCTTACCAGCGACGACCGCGCGGCGATGCTCGCCGCCGTCGGCGCCGCGTCGATCGACGATCTGTTCGTCGATGTGCCCGCCGCAGCGCGGCTCGACGGCGCGATCGCCGGGCTTCCCGATCATGCCAGCGAGCTGGCGGTCGAGCGCCATATGGCGGCACTCGCGCGGCGGAACATGGCGGCGGGCGACGGGCCTTTCTTCCTCGGCGCCGGCGCCTATCGCCACCATGTCCCAGCGAGCGTCGATCATCTGATCCAGCGCGGCGAGTTCCTGACCGCCTACACCCCCTATCAGCCCGAAATCGCGCAGGGCACGCTGCAGATGCTGTTCGAATTCCAAAGCCAGGTCGCGCGCCTGTTCGGCACCGACGTCGCCAATGCGTCGATGTACGACGGCTCGACCGCCTGTTGGGAAGCGATCGTGATGGCGCGGCGCATCACGCGGCGCGGCAAGGCGCTGCTGTCGACGGGGCTTCACCCACATTACCGCAGCGTCGCGCGCACGATGGCGAAATATACCGGCGATGTCCTCGTCGATGGCGACCCGGCGCTCGAGCCCGGCACCGATTGGGCCGCGCTCGCCGCGGCGATCGACAAGGAGGTGAGTTGCGTCGTCGTTCAATATCCCGATATCCTCGGCCGCATCGACGACATGAGCGTGCTGGCGACGGCGTGCCAGGCCGCGGGCGCGCTGTTGATCGCGGTGGTGACCGAACCCGTCGCGCTGGGCCTGATCAAGGCGCCCGGCGAAATGGGCGCCGACATCGTGGTGGGCGAGGGACAGGCGATCGGGGTCGGACTGCAATTCGGCGGGCCTTATCTGGGCCTGTTCGGCTGCAAGGCCAAATATGTCCGCCAGATGCCGGGGCGGCTGTGCGGCGAGACCGTCGACGCCAATGGCAAGCGCGGCTTCGTGCTGACGCTGTCGACCCGCGAGCAGCATATCCGCCGCGAGAAGGCGACGAGCAATATCTGCACCAATAGCGGGCTTTGCGCGCTGGCGTTCAGCATCCACATGACCCTGCTGGGCGAAGCGGGGCTGCGCGGACTGGCCGGTATCAACCATGGTCGCGCCAGGGCCGCCGCCGCCGCGCTGGCGAAGGTGCCCGGCGTGTCGTTGATGAACGAGAGTTTCTTCAACGAATTCACCCTGCGGCTGCCGGTCGCGGCGCGGCCCATCATCCACGAGCTGGCGGAGAAGGGCGTCCTTGGCGGCGTCTCGCTCGGGCGGCTGTACCCGGACAATGACGCGCTCGCGAACGGGCTCGTCGTCGCGGTGACCGAGACCGTCACCGAAGAGGATATCGCCGCCTTTGCCGCGGCGCTGAAGGAGGTGCTGGCATGACCGCGCTCAACCGCGCCGGCTGGCGCCCCGAAATGAACGCCGGCGGCGCCGACGACAGCACGACCTTCACCGGCAACCGCGCCCTGATGCTCGAGGAGCCGCTGATCTTCGAGATCGGGGGCAGCGAAACGACCGGCGTCGATTTCGACGAGGTAGCGCCCGCCGCCGATCTCGTCGGTCCTCTCGCCCGTTCGGCCCCGATCGGCCTGCCGGGGCTCAGCGAGTCCGAGACGGTGCGCCACTATACGCGGCTGTCGCGTCAGAATTATGCGATCGACCTCGGCCTCTTTCCGCTCGGAAGCTGCACGATGAAGCATAACCCGCGGCTCAACGAAAAGGTCGCGCGGATGCCGGGTTTTGCCGACGTCCATCCGCTTCAGCCGCAGGAAACCGCGCAAGGCGCCTATGCGGTGATCCATGAACTCGCCAAATGGCTGGTCACGCTCACCGGCATGCACAGCGTCGCGATGTCGCCCAAGGCGGGCGCGCATGGCGAGCTTTGCGGCATCTTGTGCATCAAGGCGGCGCTCGAAGCACGCGGCGAGGATCGCCGAGTGATCCTCGTCCCCGAAAGCGCCCACGGCACCAACCCCGCCACCGCCGCCTTCGCGGGCTTCAGCGTCGAGGATATTCCGGCGACCGGCGAAGGCCGCGTCGATCTGGCGGCGCTGAAGGCGCGGCTCGGCCCCGACGTCGCGGGGGTGATGATCACCAACCCCAACACCTGCGGCCTGTTCGAGCGCGACATGAAGGCGATCTCCGACGCGGTCCATGCGGCGGGCGGCTATGTCTATTGCGACGGCGCCAATTTCAACGCGATCGTCGGGCGCGTCCGGCCCGGCGACCTGGGCGTCGATGCGATGCACATCAACCTGCACAAGACCTTTTCGACCCCGCACGGCGGCGGCGGCCCCGGCTCGGGCCCGGTGGTGCTGTCCGAAGCGCTCGCGCCCTTTGCGCCTTTGCCCTTCGTCACCCAGGACGCGGGCGGCTTCCACCTGATCGAGGAGGAAAATGCCGGCGAGGATCATCCGCAGACCTTTGGCCGGATGACCGCCTTTCACGGCCAGATGGGGATGTTCACCCGGGCGCTCGCCTATATTCTCAGCCACGGCGCCGACGGATTGAAGCAGGTCGCCGAGGATGCGGTGCTCAACGCCAATTATATACTGCGCAGCCTCGACGACGTGCTCGACGCGCCGTTCGCGGCGTCGGGGCCGTGCATGCACGAGGCGCTGTTCAGCGATCGCGGGCTGGCCGAGGGTTTCTCGACCCTCGACGTCGCCAAGGGGCTGATCGACGAAGGCTATCATCCGATGACGGTCTTTTTCCCGCTCGTCGTTCATGGTGCGATGCTGATCGAGCCGACCGAGACCGAGAGCAAGGCGGTGCTCGACCAGTTCATCGGGGCGCTGCGCAGCATCGCGCTGCGGGCGAAGAACGGCGATCCGGCTCTGAAATCGGCGCCGCATTTCGCGCCGCGCGCACGGCTCGACGAGACGCTCGCGGCGCGCAGGCCGGTGCTCGCCTGGAGCGAGCCCGAGGTCGCGCCGGGGACGCCGTCGCTGAGCGAGATCGGCGGTAGTTGAACGACGCGGACAAGGGGAGGGAATGGGCATGAGCTGGAACAGCATCTTCCTGATGGCCAATTACTGGGCGATCCTCGGCTGGCTGCTGCTCGCCTTTGCGCCGCGCAGTCCGCGGATTTTGTCCGCCATCCTTTATGCCGGGGTGCTGCTGCTCTGCCTCCTCTATCTTGTCCTCATCACCGGTTTTCTGACCGGCGGGATCGATCCGGGCGGGTCCGGCGGCAATTTCACCTCGCTCGCCGGGGTGATGAAGCTGTTCGCCGCTCCGGGCGGGGCAACGCTGGGCTGGGTCCATTATCTCGCCTTCGACCTGTTCACCGGCCTGTGGATCGCGCGCGATGCCGACAACAAGGGGTTCGGCCGCATCGTCCAGTTGCCGTTCCTTTTCCTGACCCTGATGGCGGGGCCGGTCGGCCTGTTCCTGTGGTTGGTCGTGCGTGAGCGCCGGGCACGGGCGCAGGCGCGGGCGCGCGCCGGGTGACGCAGCCCTGGATGGCCGATGATGGCGGCGCGGGTGCGAAGCGCCATGCCCCCGCGACGGCTCGCAACCGCGACGCGATCGCCGCGGTGCTCGCCGACTGGCTGCCGCGATCGGGCACGGTCCTTGAAGTCGCGAGCGGATCGGGCGAGCATATCGTCCATTTCGCGACCGTTTTTCCAGGGCTCGACTGGCAGCCAAGCGACCCCGACGCGCAGGCGCTGACCTCGATCGCCGCGTGGCGCGCCGAGGTGGGTCTGGCGAATATCGCGCCGCCGGTCAGGCTCGACGCCGCAGCGTCCGAATGGCCGGTGACCCATGCCGACGCCGCGCTGTGCATCAACATGGTCCATATCAGTCCGTGGGCGGCGACGCTCGGGCTGTTGGCGGGGGCGGCGCGCGTCTTGGCCGACGGCGCGCCGCTGATCCTCTATGGTCCCTATGTCGAAGCCGAGGTGCCGACGGCGCCGAGCAATCTGGCGTTCGACGCCAGTCTGCGCGCTCGCAATCCCGATTGGGGGCTGCGCGATCTGGACGCGGTCCAGGCGGCCGCCGCCGATGCCGGGCTCGCCTTTGCCCGGCGCTGCGCGATGCCCGCGAACAATCTGATGCTGCTGTTTCATCACCGCTGATCGCCCTCCCTCCCATCTGCGTGCTTTTCCCCTACGAGCAGAGCCGCTAGCGTCGCCATCGATTGCGAAAAGCAACGCGATTCGAGGAGAGAGAGCCGATGGCTGCCGAAGTTTCGGACCTGATGACGTTCGACGAATTCATCACCCATTGGGCGGCCGACCGGCCCGAACGCATTGCAATGCGCGAAGAGGAGCGGGTCTTCACCTATGCCGAGTTGGAGGACCGCACTGCACGTGTCGCGAGCCTGCTGCTCGCCGCGGGGCTGCAAAAGGGCGACCGCATTGCGTGGATCGGCAAAAACAGCGACCTGTATTTCACGCTCTTTTTCGGCGCGGCGCGGGCGGGGATCGTCATGGCGCCGGTCGGCTGGCGGCTGTCGCCGGCCGAATGGGCCTATATCGCCAACGACACGCAGGCGAAGATCCTCTTTACCGGCCCCGGTTTCGAGGGCGCGGCGGCGCAGCTTGCCGGCAAGCTCGACCATGATCCGCGGATCATCGGCGCCGACGAAGCGCGTGCGCTGATCGGCAGCACGCCGCGCGGCGCCTTCGCCCCTTCGCGGGCCGACGACGCGGTGCTGCAACTCTATACTTCGGGCACCACCGGCAATCCCAAGGGGGCGGTGCTGTCGAACCGCAACCTGTTCGCGCTGCGCAAGAATTCGGCCGACGCCGACCTGGCCTATACCCGCTGGGAGGATGACGAGGCGGTGCTGGTCGCGATGCCCTGCGCGCATATCGGCGGCACCGGCCTTGGCATCATGGCGCTGGTGGCGGGACTGCCGGGCATCGTCCTGGCCGAGTTCAACCCCGACGGCGTGTTCGACGCGGTCGAGCAGCATGGCGTGACGCGCTTTTTCATCGTTCCCGCCGCGCTCCAGATGCTGTTGATGCACCCGCGCTGCGCCAGCGTCGATTACAGCCGGCTCAAATATATCCTCTATGGCGCCGCACCGATCCCGCTCGACCTGTTGCGCCAGTGCATCAAGATGTTCGGGGCGCAATTCATCCAGGCCTATGGGATGACCGAGACGACCGGCACCATCTGCATGCTGCCGCCCGAGGACCATGATCCCGAAGGCAACAAGCGGATGCGTTCGGCGGGCAAGGCGCTGCCCGGCGTCGAGATCCGCATCCTCGGCCCCGACGGCGAAGCGGTGCCGGTGGGCGAGGTGGGCGAAGTCGTCACCCGGTCGTCGAACAATATGCTCGGTTACTGGAACCTGCCCGACGCGACCGCCAGGACGATGACCGAGAGCGGCTGGATCCACACCGGCGACGCCGGCTATCTCGACGAGGACGGCTATTTGTTCATCCACGACCGGATGAAGGACCTGATCATCACCGGCGGCGAAAATGTCTATCCCGCCGAGGTCGAAAGCGCGATCTTTGGCCACCCCGCGGTGCAGGAGGTCGCGGTGATCGGCATCCCCGACGCCAAATGGGGCGAAACGGTGAAGGCGGTCGTGGTCGCGAAACCCGGGATGACCGTCGATGAAGCCGATATCATCGCCTGGGCGCGCGACCGCATCGCCGCCTTCAAGGCCCCGCGCAGTATCGACGTGATCGCGGCGCTGCCCAGGAATGCGTCGGGCAAGATCCTGCGGAAAGACCTGCGCGCGCCCTATTGGGAGGGGTATGAGCGGATGGTGAATTGAGCGGGCGGTAGGGGCCTTTTTCGGGGATCAAGAGGCCGCGCTCCTGGCGATTTTGGTGTGTTTTTCCGGCGCCGGGTCGTTGGCGGGGGTGGGCAGGCCGAAGAAGGCGCGCCGTGCGGCTTCGCCCGCGCGCTTGAGCGGGGCGAAGGCGGCTTCGCAGGCGGCGTCGAAGGCCTCTTCCTCGTCGGGGTCGAGGGTGCGTTCATAATCCTCGTCGCCGAAACGACCTTCCTCGATGCCGAGATAGTCCGCGGGGGGCGGGAAGTTGGTGCGCAGCTCGCCGGTGTCCGCATCGGGCCAGACGGACATCGCCGCGGCCGCCTCCTCGGGGGTCGGCTCGGCGTCGGGCTCGCCGTCGATCGTGGCGGAAAACTGCGCAACTTCATTCGCGATCGGGGTGTCGCGCCACAGGCTGGCGAGCGGGTTGGCGCGATTGTCGCGGCCGGCAAGCCAGAGCGCGAGCGCGGCATTATGCCCCTCTCCCTCGACATCGAACAGCGACAGGAAGCCGGTCCAGTCGCCGGCGATGAGCTGCGCGAACATTTCCTCGCCCGCCCGCGCGCGGGTCTCGACCATCTTGTCGAGCCGCGCGAGCATCGCGAGGCCGAGGCGCGAATCGATGCGGCGGCGCTTGGCGAAGCTGCGGCCTTCCTCGCGCAGCAGTTCGGCGGTCTCGTCATGCCCCCAGATCGCGCGGTCGAGCAGCTCGTCGACGAGCCGCCCGCGCGCGATCAGCACCGCGGCGGCGCAGCCGAGCTTGAACGCCGCGCCTTCGGGCCGCTGCTTGAGCTGATAGACGGAGGACGGCGACATGCCGACCTTGGCCGCCGAAATCTTCACCGACCCGTTGGCGGCGAGGCTTTCGAGAAAGTCGCGCTGGAGCGCCAGGGTCCAGTGGTAGCTGGCGGGGGCGGGAATATGCGCGGGGTTGTAAGCGTCGTCGTCCATCGATTCATCCTTTAGGTTATATGAAACCTATGAAGTGAACCATATGGGTGAAATGTAGGAAAGCGGAAAATGCGGGGGGCGATCCTATTTCGTCAGGGGCGGTGAAGAGGCCAAGGCGGTTTGGAATGAGAATCGCGCAGAGGCGCAGAGACGCAGAGGTGAAGAGCTTCTCCCTTTGCGATCTCTGCGTCTCTGCGCGATTCTCATGGAAGGCCGGGTTGCGACCGGAAGCCCGGACCTGTCCATTATCGTCACCCCGGAGCCTTCGACTGCCTTGCAGGCGGTCGGGAGAGCCTTGATCCGGGGCCCGCCTGCCTTGAAGAAATAGGCGGATCCCGGGTCAAGCCCGGGATGACGAAGGGGGGGTACGCACGACGCAGCACTTGCCGCGCTGGTTGTTCGTTCCGCCGGGTTCCCGCTTGCGCGGGGTTGACGAAGAGCGAGGCGTTGCGGCCTCGCGCTTACGCGCCGTTCGCCGCCGACAAAATTGCCCGCACGCTGGCCGTCGCGACGTCGGTGTCGAGGCCGCAGCCGAACAGGCTTTTGCCGCCCGCCGTGCGGCATTCGACATAGGCGGCGGCCTGGACATTGCTGCCCTGGCCGATCGCATGTTCGCTATAGTCGACGATGTCCATCAGCGGGCCGCCCGATTCGGCGAGCGCGGCGATGACGCTGCTCATCAGGCCGTTGCCGCGGCCGCTGACGCTGCGCATGGCGCCGTCGATGGTGAGCTTGCCGGCAAAGATGCGGTCGGGGCCGCTGTGCGTTTCGGACCAGTCGACGAGCTGGAAGCGCTGGCCCTCGGTGCCGAGATAGGTGCGCTCGAACGCCTGCCAGATGTCGTCGGCGCCAAGCTCGCGGCTCGTCTCGTCGGCGACTGCCTGGACGACATGGCTGAAGCTTGCCTGCATTTTCTTGGGCAGTTTCAGGCCCTTGTCTTGTTCGAGCACCCAGGCGACGCCGCCCTTGCCCGACTGGCTGTTGACGCGGATCACCGCTTCATAGCTGCGCCCCAGATCGGCGGGGTCGATCGGCAGGTAGGGCACCTCCCACTTTTCGTCATTCTGGCGTTCGCGCGCGGCGAAGCCTTTCTTGATCGCGTCCTGGTGGCTGCCCGAAAAGGCGGTGTAGACCAGTTCGCCACCATAGGGGTGGCGCGGATGGACGGGGAGCTGGTTGCAATATTCGACCGTCGCGATGACCTCGTCGATGTTCGAGAAGTCGAGCTGCGGATCGACCCCTTGCGTATACATGTTGAGCGCGATGGTGACGAGGCAGGTGTTGCCGGTGCGCTCGCCATTGCCGAACAGGCAGCCCTCGACGCGGTCGGCGCCCGCGAGCAGACCGAGTTCGGCCGCCGCGACGCCGGTGCCGCGGTCGTTGTGGGTGTGCAGGCTGATGATCGCCGCGTCGCGGTTCGGCAGATTCTTGCCGAAATATTCGATCTGGTCGGCATAGATGTTCGCGGTCGCCGCCTCGACCGTCGCGGGGAGGTTGAGGATGATCGGGTTTTCGGCGGTCGGTGCAAGGATGTCCATCACCGCTTCGCAGCATTCGAGGCTGAAATCCAGCTCGGCGGTCGAGAAGGTTTCGGGGCTGTATTCGAAACGCCAGTTGGTTTGCGGCAGGCGCGCGGCATTGTCGCGCAGTTGCCTGGCGCCCTCGATCGCGATCGCCTTGATCTCGGCCATTTCCATGCCGAAGACGATGCGGCGCCACGCCGGGCTGACCGCGTTATAGACGTGGACGATCGCGGTTTTCGCGCCCGCGAGGCTGTCGAAGCTGGTGCGGATCAGGTCGGCGCGGCTTTGCGTCAGCACCTGCGGCGTCACGTCGTCGGCGATGCGGCCGGTGCGGACGAGGTTCTGGATATAGTCGAAGTCGGTCGCGCCGCTGGCGGGGAAGCCGACCTCGATCTCCTTGAACCCGCTCTTGACGAGCAGGTCGAAGAAGCGGGTCTTCTTTTCGGCGTCCATCGGATCGATGAGCGACTGGTTGCCGTCGCGCAGATCGGTCGAAAGCCAGATCGGCGCCTTGGTGATGGTGCGGCCGGGCCATTCGCGGTTCGTCAAGGGAACCTGCGGGAAAGCCGAATATTTCGCGGACGGATCGCGGAGCATGGTCATGGGAATGTCTTCTTCTGCGGTTGCGCTATTGTGTCGGTCGGACCCTTGGGCGGGTGGCCGCGACTAGCGCGCAGCCAGTGTCACGCCCAAGGGCGTGTAAGTCGCAGAAGAAGGAGAGCGTTACCGCGCATGGCCGCTTCCATGATGCAAAATGCCGCGTGAAGCAAGGGGCGGCTGCGAAAATTTCATCGGCCTTCGCCGGGATGATGGAGCGGGGCTATTGTTTTTCGAACGCGGCGTGGATCTTGAGGTCGACCTGGTCGCTGACCATCGGGATGCCGAATCCGATGCCGAAATCGCTGCGGCGGATCGTCGCTTCGGCCCGGAAGCCGACGGTCTGCTTGCCGCCCATCGCGCCGGCGCCGTGGAAATCGACGTCGAGCGTCACCGGCCGGGTGACGCCGTTGAGGGTGAGATTGCCGATGACTTTCGCCTCGTCGCCGTCGTCATCGAGGACGACGCGGGTCGAGACGAAGCGGGCGTCGGCGGGCGCGGGGCCGAAGAAATCGGGCTTGCCGCCGTCCTTGCCGGGGCGCAGCAGATGGCTGGTCAGGCCCGCGCTCGCGGTGGTGATCTTTGCCACCGGGATCGTCACCTCGACCTTCGCCGCGGCGAGGTTGGCGGGATCGAGGACCAGCGTCCCGGTCACGTCGCCGAAGATGCCGGTGTAGGGACTGAAGCCGAGGTGATCGACCTGCCAGACGACCATCGTGTGATGGGGATCGGCGGCATAGGTGCCCGCGGTGACGCGGCTCCGATCGGGGGCGCCGGGTGCGCTCGCGGGCGGCTGGGCGATGACGGCGGGCACCGCGATGACGGCGAGCATCAGGGCGGCGAGCATCAGGGCGGCGAGAGCGGCGGGGGGAGCGAAGCGGCGCATATCATCTCCTTTGGGGGAGGCGCGACGCTAGGCCATGGCGGGCGCGAACGTCAACCAGCGCCTTGGAAACATGGCGTTTCCGTTTCCGGGTATCGCTAGCGGACGGCGTCGCCGATCAGCGAGAAGGGAGCCCAGGCGCTGGGGTGCGCCCAGCTTTGCAGGGCGTCGTCCTTGACCGGATTGTCGCGGATTTCGCGTTCGGCGCGTTGCAGCGCCTCGGCGCGCGAAAGCCGGGGGTCGGCGCGCATCAGCTCGAACAATCGCACGGTGAGCACCGCGGCGACATCGTCGCGCACCGGCCAGTGCGAGGCGAGCAGGCTTTCGGCGCCCGCGAAGAAAAAGGCGCGCGCGAGGC
This window contains:
- a CDS encoding ABA4-like family protein; translation: MSWNSIFLMANYWAILGWLLLAFAPRSPRILSAILYAGVLLLCLLYLVLITGFLTGGIDPGGSGGNFTSLAGVMKLFAAPGGATLGWVHYLAFDLFTGLWIARDADNKGFGRIVQLPFLFLTLMAGPVGLFLWLVVRERRARAQARARAG
- the gcvPB gene encoding aminomethyl-transferring glycine dehydrogenase subunit GcvPB, giving the protein MNAGGADDSTTFTGNRALMLEEPLIFEIGGSETTGVDFDEVAPAADLVGPLARSAPIGLPGLSESETVRHYTRLSRQNYAIDLGLFPLGSCTMKHNPRLNEKVARMPGFADVHPLQPQETAQGAYAVIHELAKWLVTLTGMHSVAMSPKAGAHGELCGILCIKAALEARGEDRRVILVPESAHGTNPATAAFAGFSVEDIPATGEGRVDLAALKARLGPDVAGVMITNPNTCGLFERDMKAISDAVHAAGGYVYCDGANFNAIVGRVRPGDLGVDAMHINLHKTFSTPHGGGGPGSGPVVLSEALAPFAPLPFVTQDAGGFHLIEEENAGEDHPQTFGRMTAFHGQMGMFTRALAYILSHGADGLKQVAEDAVLNANYILRSLDDVLDAPFAASGPCMHEALFSDRGLAEGFSTLDVAKGLIDEGYHPMTVFFPLVVHGAMLIEPTETESKAVLDQFIGALRSIALRAKNGDPALKSAPHFAPRARLDETLAARRPVLAWSEPEVAPGTPSLSEIGGS
- the leuA gene encoding 2-isopropylmalate synthase → MTMLRDPSAKYSAFPQVPLTNREWPGRTITKAPIWLSTDLRDGNQSLIDPMDAEKKTRFFDLLVKSGFKEIEVGFPASGATDFDYIQNLVRTGRIADDVTPQVLTQSRADLIRTSFDSLAGAKTAIVHVYNAVSPAWRRIVFGMEMAEIKAIAIEGARQLRDNAARLPQTNWRFEYSPETFSTAELDFSLECCEAVMDILAPTAENPIILNLPATVEAATANIYADQIEYFGKNLPNRDAAIISLHTHNDRGTGVAAAELGLLAGADRVEGCLFGNGERTGNTCLVTIALNMYTQGVDPQLDFSNIDEVIATVEYCNQLPVHPRHPYGGELVYTAFSGSHQDAIKKGFAARERQNDEKWEVPYLPIDPADLGRSYEAVIRVNSQSGKGGVAWVLEQDKGLKLPKKMQASFSHVVQAVADETSRELGADDIWQAFERTYLGTEGQRFQLVDWSETHSGPDRIFAGKLTIDGAMRSVSGRGNGLMSSVIAALAESGGPLMDIVDYSEHAIGQGSNVQAAAYVECRTAGGKSLFGCGLDTDVATASVRAILSAANGA
- a CDS encoding fatty acid--CoA ligase; this translates as MAAEVSDLMTFDEFITHWAADRPERIAMREEERVFTYAELEDRTARVASLLLAAGLQKGDRIAWIGKNSDLYFTLFFGAARAGIVMAPVGWRLSPAEWAYIANDTQAKILFTGPGFEGAAAQLAGKLDHDPRIIGADEARALIGSTPRGAFAPSRADDAVLQLYTSGTTGNPKGAVLSNRNLFALRKNSADADLAYTRWEDDEAVLVAMPCAHIGGTGLGIMALVAGLPGIVLAEFNPDGVFDAVEQHGVTRFFIVPAALQMLLMHPRCASVDYSRLKYILYGAAPIPLDLLRQCIKMFGAQFIQAYGMTETTGTICMLPPEDHDPEGNKRMRSAGKALPGVEIRILGPDGEAVPVGEVGEVVTRSSNNMLGYWNLPDATARTMTESGWIHTGDAGYLDEDGYLFIHDRMKDLIITGGENVYPAEVESAIFGHPAVQEVAVIGIPDAKWGETVKAVVVAKPGMTVDEADIIAWARDRIAAFKAPRSIDVIAALPRNASGKILRKDLRAPYWEGYERMVN
- a CDS encoding DUF938 domain-containing protein, with the protein product MADDGGAGAKRHAPATARNRDAIAAVLADWLPRSGTVLEVASGSGEHIVHFATVFPGLDWQPSDPDAQALTSIAAWRAEVGLANIAPPVRLDAAASEWPVTHADAALCINMVHISPWAATLGLLAGAARVLADGAPLILYGPYVEAEVPTAPSNLAFDASLRARNPDWGLRDLDAVQAAAADAGLAFARRCAMPANNLMLLFHHR